A genomic stretch from Kribbella amoyensis includes:
- a CDS encoding NADH-quinone oxidoreductase subunit D, producing the protein MTTTDPYATTRDTTEGKVFTVTGQDWDSVVAGLGEEPEERIVVNMGPQHPSTHGVLRLILEIEGETVTEARCGIGYLHTGIEKNMEFRSWTQGVTFCTRMDYLSPFYNEAAYCLAVERLLGIEDQIPEKANVMRVLLMELNRISSHLVCIATGGMEIGALTVMTIGFREREMTLDLFELITGLRMNHAFIRPGGVAQDLPPGALDKIREYITWMDKHLPEYAELCNANPIFKARLQDVGYLDLTGCMALGISGPPLRSTGYAWDLRKTQPYCGYETYDFDVPTWDSADSYGRFRIRLQEMHESLKIVAQCADRLEKLEGAPVMVADKKIGWPSQLAVGNDGMGNSLDHIKHIMGESMEALIHHFKLVTEGFRVPAGQAYVALESPRGELGCHLVSDGGTKPFRAHFRDPSFANLQAMPIMCEGAQVADVIVAVASLDPVMGGVDR; encoded by the coding sequence ATGACCACGACAGATCCGTACGCGACCACACGCGACACCACCGAGGGCAAGGTCTTCACCGTCACCGGTCAGGACTGGGACTCGGTCGTGGCCGGCCTCGGCGAGGAGCCGGAAGAGCGCATCGTCGTCAACATGGGCCCGCAGCACCCGTCCACGCACGGCGTGCTCCGGCTCATCCTCGAGATCGAGGGCGAGACGGTGACCGAGGCCCGCTGCGGCATCGGCTACCTGCACACCGGCATCGAGAAGAACATGGAGTTCCGCTCCTGGACGCAGGGCGTCACGTTCTGCACCCGGATGGACTACCTGTCGCCGTTCTACAACGAGGCGGCGTACTGCCTCGCGGTCGAGCGGCTGCTCGGGATCGAGGACCAGATCCCGGAGAAGGCCAACGTGATGCGGGTGCTCCTGATGGAGCTGAACCGGATCAGCAGCCACCTGGTCTGTATCGCCACCGGTGGGATGGAGATCGGCGCGCTGACCGTGATGACGATCGGCTTCCGCGAGCGGGAGATGACGCTCGACCTGTTCGAGCTGATCACCGGCCTGCGGATGAACCACGCGTTCATCCGGCCGGGCGGTGTCGCGCAGGACCTGCCGCCGGGTGCGCTCGACAAGATCCGCGAGTACATCACCTGGATGGACAAGCACCTGCCGGAGTACGCGGAGCTCTGCAACGCGAACCCGATCTTCAAGGCCCGGCTGCAGGACGTCGGCTACCTGGACCTGACCGGGTGCATGGCGCTCGGCATCTCCGGCCCGCCGCTGCGGTCCACCGGGTACGCCTGGGACCTGCGCAAGACCCAGCCGTACTGCGGTTACGAGACCTACGACTTCGACGTCCCCACCTGGGACAGCGCGGACTCCTACGGGCGGTTCCGGATCCGGCTGCAGGAGATGCACGAGTCGCTGAAGATCGTCGCGCAATGCGCCGACCGGCTGGAGAAGCTCGAGGGCGCGCCGGTGATGGTGGCCGACAAGAAGATCGGCTGGCCGAGCCAGCTCGCCGTCGGCAACGACGGGATGGGCAACTCGCTCGACCACATCAAGCACATCATGGGCGAGTCGATGGAAGCGCTGATCCATCACTTCAAGCTGGTCACCGAGGGCTTCCGGGTACCGGCCGGCCAGGCGTACGTGGCACTGGAGTCGCCGCGCGGCGAACTGGGCTGCCACCTGGTCTCCGACGGCGGCACCAAGCCGTTCCGGGCGCACTTCCGTGACCCGTCCTTCGCAAACCTGCAGGCGATGCCGATCATGTGCGAGGGCGCACAGGTCGCCGACGTGATCGTCGCCGTCGCCAGCCTTGACCCGGTGATGGGTGGAGTGGACCGATAG
- a CDS encoding demethylmenaquinone methyltransferase, with translation MTRADLSKQPEAVAAMFDNVAEGYDRTNAVATMGLEKLYWRPQALAEIAPRRGLRILDLAAGTGASSVKLREAGAEVVSCDFSVGMLRVGKRRNPQLDLVAGDALRLPFADDSFDVVTISWALRNVNDVTLALRDMLRVTKPGGRLVILENSHPTWKPFRVGYLEYMMRAVPVVAKVVSTNPEAYEYLAESVRAWPGQAPLADTIAGAGWSRVQWKNLTGGLIAIHRAVKPG, from the coding sequence GTGACCCGAGCCGACCTCAGCAAACAGCCCGAAGCCGTCGCGGCGATGTTCGACAACGTGGCCGAGGGCTACGACCGCACGAACGCGGTGGCGACGATGGGCCTGGAGAAGTTGTACTGGCGCCCGCAGGCGCTGGCCGAGATCGCTCCCCGCCGGGGGCTGCGGATCCTCGACCTGGCGGCCGGGACCGGCGCGTCCAGCGTGAAGCTGCGCGAGGCCGGCGCCGAGGTGGTGTCGTGCGACTTCTCGGTCGGCATGCTCCGGGTCGGCAAGCGGCGCAACCCCCAGCTCGACCTGGTCGCCGGGGACGCGCTCCGGCTGCCGTTCGCGGACGATTCCTTCGACGTGGTGACGATCTCCTGGGCGCTGCGGAACGTGAACGACGTCACGCTGGCGCTGCGGGACATGCTCCGGGTGACCAAGCCGGGTGGCCGGCTGGTGATCCTGGAGAACTCGCACCCGACCTGGAAGCCGTTCCGGGTGGGGTACCTGGAGTACATGATGCGGGCGGTCCCGGTGGTGGCGAAGGTGGTGTCGACCAACCCGGAGGCGTACGAGTACCTGGCCGAGTCGGTCCGGGCCTGGCCCGGGCAGGCGCCGCTCGCCGACACGATCGCCGGGGCCGGCTGGTCCCGGGTGCAGTGGAAGAACCTGACCGGCGGGCTGATCGCGATCCACCGCGCGGTGAAGCCGGGCTGA
- a CDS encoding NADH-quinone oxidoreductase subunit A produces MHPYVPILVLGVLAAIFVAGTLVTSALVGPKRYNRAKLDSYECGIEPTPQPVGGGRFPVKYYITAMLFIVFDIEIIFLYPWAVAFDQMALFGLIEMVIFIVTVFVAYAYVWRRGGLEWD; encoded by the coding sequence ATGCACCCTTACGTACCGATCCTCGTTCTCGGTGTGCTGGCGGCGATCTTCGTGGCCGGCACCTTGGTGACGAGCGCGCTGGTCGGCCCGAAGCGGTACAACCGGGCCAAGCTCGACTCGTACGAGTGCGGGATCGAGCCGACCCCGCAACCTGTCGGCGGTGGACGGTTCCCGGTGAAGTACTACATCACCGCGATGCTGTTCATCGTCTTCGACATCGAGATCATCTTCCTCTACCCGTGGGCGGTGGCCTTCGACCAGATGGCGCTGTTCGGGCTGATCGAGATGGTCATCTTCATCGTCACCGTCTTCGTCGCGTACGCCTACGTGTGGCGGCGCGGCGGACTGGAGTGGGACTGA
- a CDS encoding geranylgeranyl reductase family protein, whose product MSQIASTTGRQQAETADVIVVGAGPAGSAAAYHLANAGVDVLLLEKTAFPREKVCGDGLTPRGTKQLINMGIDISPEAGWIKNYGLRIQGAGHQLQLDWPDLSSHPNYGLTRNRMDFDDMLARQAVKAGARLHERTNVTAPILDDKGFIVGVTAKPVDDNGRRAGADVEFRAPLVMAADGNSSRLSVAMGLHKRDDRPMGVAVRTYFTSPRHDDDYLESWLELWADDPQNPGQRNLLPGYGWIFGMGDGTVNVGLGILNTSEAFGKVDYSDLLKQWLKNTPEEWQFRDEFQTIPIRGAALPMGFNRQPHYTRGLMLLGDAGGMVNPFNGEGIPYAMESGAFAAEVASQALRRQPNQRERALSAYPKALKQEYGGYYTLGRVFVKLIGNPEVMRLCTKYGLPRTTLMKFTLKLLANLTDPRDGDVMDKIINGLTKVAPAA is encoded by the coding sequence ATGAGCCAGATCGCGTCGACCACGGGTCGGCAGCAGGCCGAGACCGCGGATGTGATCGTCGTCGGTGCCGGGCCCGCGGGCTCGGCGGCCGCGTACCACCTGGCGAACGCCGGTGTGGACGTGCTGCTGCTGGAGAAGACCGCGTTCCCGCGCGAGAAGGTGTGCGGCGACGGCCTCACCCCGCGCGGTACCAAGCAGCTGATCAACATGGGCATCGACATCTCGCCCGAGGCCGGCTGGATCAAGAACTACGGCCTCCGGATCCAGGGTGCCGGGCACCAGCTGCAGCTGGACTGGCCGGACCTGTCGAGCCACCCGAACTACGGGCTGACCCGGAACCGGATGGACTTCGACGACATGCTCGCCCGGCAGGCCGTGAAGGCCGGCGCCCGGTTGCACGAGCGGACCAACGTCACCGCCCCGATCCTGGACGACAAGGGCTTCATCGTCGGCGTCACCGCGAAGCCGGTCGACGACAACGGCCGCCGGGCCGGCGCCGACGTCGAGTTCCGGGCGCCGCTGGTGATGGCGGCCGACGGGAACTCCTCGCGGCTGAGCGTCGCGATGGGCCTGCACAAGCGCGACGACCGGCCGATGGGCGTCGCGGTGCGCACCTACTTCACCAGCCCGCGCCACGACGACGACTACCTCGAGTCGTGGCTGGAGCTGTGGGCGGACGACCCGCAGAATCCCGGTCAGCGCAACCTGCTGCCCGGGTACGGCTGGATCTTCGGGATGGGCGACGGCACGGTCAACGTCGGTCTCGGCATCCTGAACACCTCCGAGGCGTTCGGCAAGGTGGACTACTCGGACCTGCTCAAGCAGTGGCTGAAGAACACGCCGGAGGAGTGGCAGTTCCGCGACGAGTTCCAGACCATCCCGATCCGGGGCGCGGCACTGCCGATGGGGTTCAACCGGCAGCCGCACTACACCCGCGGCCTGATGCTGCTCGGCGACGCCGGCGGCATGGTGAACCCGTTCAACGGCGAGGGCATCCCGTACGCGATGGAGTCCGGGGCGTTCGCGGCGGAGGTCGCGTCCCAGGCGCTGCGCCGGCAGCCGAACCAGCGGGAGCGCGCGTTGTCGGCGTACCCGAAGGCGCTGAAGCAGGAGTACGGCGGTTACTACACGCTCGGCCGGGTCTTCGTGAAGCTGATCGGAAACCCGGAGGTGATGCGGCTCTGCACGAAGTACGGTCTGCCGCGCACCACGCTGATGAAGTTCACCCTGAAGTTGCTGGCGAACCTGACCGATCCGCGCGACGGCGACGTGATGGACAAGATCATCAACGGACTCACGAAGGTCGCTCCCGCGGCATAA
- a CDS encoding MBL fold metallo-hydrolase produces the protein MQLTKFTHACVRLDKDGKALLIDPGSFSEDAAFERADAILVTHEHPDHLDVDRIKNLDAPVYTNAAVAAQLTELGDRVHVVEDGQAFDAAGFAIRAYGKDHAVILPELGVPCQNVGFLVEDAVYHPGDSFTQPDRAVHTNLVPVSGPWFSLAPAVEYARAVDSQQTLGIHDALLSPIGQGMFQRWLDGESGPYHLANPGDTFEIG, from the coding sequence GTGCAGCTCACGAAGTTCACGCATGCCTGTGTCCGGCTGGACAAGGACGGGAAGGCGCTGCTGATCGATCCTGGGTCGTTCAGCGAGGACGCCGCCTTCGAGCGGGCCGACGCGATCCTGGTCACCCACGAGCACCCGGACCACCTGGACGTCGACCGGATCAAGAACCTCGACGCCCCCGTTTACACCAACGCCGCCGTCGCCGCCCAGCTGACCGAGCTCGGTGACCGGGTCCACGTCGTGGAAGACGGCCAGGCGTTCGACGCGGCCGGCTTCGCGATCCGCGCCTACGGCAAGGACCACGCGGTGATCCTGCCCGAGCTCGGCGTCCCCTGCCAGAACGTCGGCTTCCTGGTCGAGGACGCGGTGTACCACCCGGGCGACTCCTTCACCCAGCCGGACCGCGCCGTCCACACCAACCTGGTCCCGGTCTCCGGCCCGTGGTTCTCCCTGGCCCCAGCCGTCGAGTACGCCCGCGCCGTCGACTCCCAGCAGACCCTCGGCATCCACGACGCCCTACTCAGCCCCATCGGCCAGGGAATGTTCCAGCGCTGGCTGGACGGAGAGTCCGGCCCGTACCACCTGGCCAACCCCGGCGACACCTTCGAAATCGGCTGA
- a CDS encoding NuoB/complex I 20 kDa subunit family protein, whose protein sequence is MGVEEQLPAGVLLTTIEGLSGYMRKASLWPATFGLACCAIEMMTTGAPRYDAARFGMEVFRASPRQADLMIVAGRVSQKMAPVLRQIYDQMPNPKWVLAMGVCASSGGMFNNYAIVQGVDHVVPVDMYLPGCPPRPEMLLDAFLKLHDDIQHGKLGAHKKALQAEQEAAALTAAPTIEMKGLLR, encoded by the coding sequence ATGGGTGTTGAGGAACAGCTTCCGGCCGGCGTGCTGCTGACCACGATCGAGGGCCTGTCCGGCTACATGCGCAAAGCATCGTTGTGGCCGGCAACCTTCGGGCTGGCCTGCTGCGCGATCGAGATGATGACCACCGGCGCACCGCGCTACGACGCGGCCCGGTTCGGCATGGAGGTCTTCCGGGCCTCGCCGCGGCAGGCCGATCTGATGATCGTGGCCGGCCGGGTGAGCCAGAAGATGGCTCCGGTGCTGCGCCAGATCTACGACCAGATGCCGAACCCGAAGTGGGTGCTGGCGATGGGCGTGTGCGCGTCGTCCGGTGGCATGTTCAACAACTACGCGATCGTGCAGGGCGTGGACCACGTCGTCCCGGTCGACATGTACCTGCCCGGCTGCCCGCCGCGGCCGGAGATGCTGCTGGACGCGTTCCTCAAGCTGCACGACGACATCCAGCACGGCAAGCTCGGCGCGCACAAGAAGGCGCTGCAGGCCGAGCAGGAGGCCGCGGCGCTGACCGCGGCCCCGACGATCGAGATGAAGGGGCTGCTCCGGTGA
- a CDS encoding SigE family RNA polymerase sigma factor produces the protein MKAGDQDAFREYVVARNAALLRTAYLLSGDWHRAEDVVSTALVKLYTAWPKIREVEHLDAYVRRIVVRVWLDERRRPWRREAPADPLPDPDAGRDGFGVPADAADPDRSVAGLTARRADLHRLLARMPARQRAVLVLRFYDDLSVEQTAGILGCSEGAVKTLTNRALDSIRRLLPAGVTTRTQYEEAP, from the coding sequence ATGAAGGCGGGGGATCAGGACGCGTTCCGGGAGTACGTGGTCGCTCGGAATGCGGCGCTGCTCCGGACGGCGTACTTGCTGTCGGGTGATTGGCATCGCGCCGAGGACGTTGTTTCGACGGCGTTGGTGAAGCTCTACACCGCGTGGCCGAAGATCCGCGAGGTCGAGCACCTGGACGCCTATGTCCGTCGCATCGTGGTCCGCGTCTGGCTGGACGAACGACGCCGCCCCTGGCGCCGCGAAGCCCCGGCCGACCCGCTCCCCGACCCGGACGCCGGCCGCGACGGTTTCGGCGTACCGGCCGACGCCGCCGACCCGGACCGGTCCGTGGCCGGCCTCACGGCGCGCCGGGCCGATCTGCATCGTCTCCTCGCCCGGATGCCGGCGCGGCAGCGTGCGGTGCTCGTGCTCAGGTTCTACGACGACCTGTCCGTCGAGCAGACCGCCGGCATCCTGGGCTGCAGCGAAGGCGCGGTGAAGACGTTGACCAACCGCGCGCTGGACTCGATCCGCCGGTTGCTGCCGGCCGGTGTCACCACTCGCACGCAGTACGAGGAGGCACCATGA
- a CDS encoding NADH-quinone oxidoreductase subunit C — protein MSDTQPENLPATSPAGDAQTPAAEVVDQRQGMFGVRGTGDTSGFGGLRRQVALPGGSPKPYGGWFDGATDRLEGLVGEGAIEKVVVDRGELTLHVQREQLVEVAQHLRDDESLRFEFCSGVSGVHYPNETGRELHAVYHLLSITHNRRIRLEVSCPDADPHIPSIVSVYPANDWHERETWDFFGIIFDGHPALTRIQMPDDWPGHPQRKDYPLGGIDVEYKGAVIPPPDTRRSYN, from the coding sequence GTGAGTGATACTCAGCCCGAGAACCTTCCGGCAACGTCGCCGGCCGGCGACGCTCAGACGCCGGCGGCGGAGGTGGTCGACCAGCGCCAGGGCATGTTCGGTGTCCGCGGCACCGGTGACACCTCCGGCTTCGGCGGCCTGCGCCGCCAGGTCGCGCTGCCGGGCGGATCGCCGAAGCCGTACGGCGGCTGGTTCGACGGCGCCACCGACCGGCTCGAGGGCCTGGTCGGCGAGGGCGCGATCGAGAAGGTCGTGGTGGACCGGGGCGAGCTGACCCTGCACGTCCAGCGCGAGCAGCTGGTCGAGGTGGCCCAGCACCTGCGTGACGACGAGAGCCTGCGGTTCGAGTTCTGCTCCGGCGTCTCCGGGGTGCACTACCCGAACGAGACCGGCCGCGAACTGCACGCGGTGTACCACCTGCTCTCGATCACGCACAACCGGCGGATCCGGCTCGAGGTGTCCTGCCCGGACGCGGACCCGCACATCCCGTCGATCGTCTCGGTGTACCCGGCCAACGACTGGCACGAGCGGGAGACCTGGGACTTCTTCGGCATCATCTTCGACGGACACCCGGCGCTGACCCGGATCCAGATGCCCGACGACTGGCCGGGCCACCCGCAGCGCAAGGACTACCCGCTCGGCGGCATCGACGTCGAGTACAAGGGCGCCGTCATCCCGCCGCCCGACACGCGGAGGTCTTACAACTGA
- a CDS encoding isochorismate synthase translates to MSLSDPVRPGHRPAPSLVVRSRPADDVSEALMDHLPDGTGLAWVRRGEGHVGWGAAAKLEVAGSNRFAEAQAWWKDLVAGAVVRDEVGVPGSGLVCFGSFGFTDADPSELVVPEVIVGRRGGTAWVTTISPASALPPPPELTRYEPEPVGQVAFADGSRSGTDWSGIVADAVRRITAGELDKVVLARDLIALAPEPIDLRWPLRQLAAAYPNCWTFSVDGLIGATPELLVRREKGLITSRVLAGTIRRTGDDAHDLALAASLARSSKDLEEHEFAVRSVADALEPHCKSMNVPETPFVLHLPNVMHLASDVAGVAANGASALGLAAALHPSAAVCGTPTDVARDLIGEIEGMSRGRFSGPVGWMDAAGDGEWCIALRCGQADPADPTRMRLFAGAGIVAGSDPEAELAETNAKLVPMRDALGD, encoded by the coding sequence GTGAGCTTGTCTGACCCGGTCCGCCCCGGCCACCGGCCGGCACCGAGTCTGGTCGTCCGCAGCCGGCCTGCCGACGACGTGTCAGAAGCTCTGATGGACCACCTGCCCGACGGCACCGGGCTGGCCTGGGTCCGGCGCGGCGAGGGTCACGTCGGCTGGGGTGCCGCCGCCAAGCTCGAGGTTGCTGGGAGCAACCGGTTCGCCGAGGCGCAGGCCTGGTGGAAGGACCTGGTCGCCGGCGCGGTCGTCCGCGACGAGGTCGGCGTGCCGGGGTCGGGCCTGGTCTGCTTCGGCTCGTTCGGCTTCACCGACGCCGATCCGAGCGAACTGGTCGTGCCCGAGGTGATCGTCGGCCGCCGCGGCGGGACCGCCTGGGTGACCACGATCTCACCGGCCAGCGCGCTGCCGCCCCCGCCCGAGCTGACCCGGTACGAGCCCGAGCCGGTCGGCCAGGTGGCGTTCGCGGACGGCTCCCGGTCCGGGACGGATTGGTCCGGCATCGTCGCCGACGCGGTCCGCCGGATCACCGCCGGCGAGCTGGACAAGGTGGTGCTGGCCCGCGACCTGATCGCGCTGGCGCCCGAGCCGATCGACCTCCGCTGGCCGCTGCGGCAGCTGGCCGCGGCGTACCCGAACTGCTGGACCTTCTCGGTCGACGGGCTGATCGGCGCGACGCCCGAACTGCTGGTCCGCAGGGAGAAGGGGCTGATCACCTCGCGGGTGCTGGCCGGCACGATCCGGCGGACCGGCGACGACGCGCACGACCTGGCATTGGCCGCGTCGCTGGCCCGGTCCAGCAAGGACCTGGAGGAGCACGAGTTCGCCGTCCGGTCCGTCGCGGACGCGCTGGAGCCGCACTGCAAGTCGATGAACGTGCCGGAGACGCCGTTCGTCCTGCACCTGCCGAATGTGATGCATCTCGCCTCCGACGTCGCCGGCGTCGCCGCGAACGGCGCGTCCGCGCTCGGCCTGGCCGCCGCTCTGCACCCGTCCGCCGCCGTCTGCGGGACGCCGACCGACGTGGCCCGCGACCTGATCGGCGAGATCGAGGGGATGTCGCGCGGCCGGTTCAGCGGCCCGGTCGGCTGGATGGACGCGGCCGGCGACGGCGAGTGGTGCATCGCCCTGCGCTGCGGCCAGGCGGACCCGGCCGACCCGACCCGGATGCGGCTCTTCGCCGGCGCGGGCATCGTGGCCGGCTCCGACCCGGAGGCCGAGCTCGCCGAGACGAACGCCAAGCTGGTACCGATGAGAGACGCGTTGGGAGACTGA